In Sphaeramia orbicularis chromosome 5, fSphaOr1.1, whole genome shotgun sequence, a genomic segment contains:
- the LOC115418861 gene encoding transforming protein RhoA, with translation MAAIRKKLVIVGDGACGKTCLLIVFSKDQFPEVYVPTVFENYVADIEVDSKQVELALWDTAGQEDYDRLRPLSYPDTDVILMCFSIDSPDSLENIPEKWTPEVKHFCPNVPIILVGNKKDLRNDEHTRRELAKMKQEPVKPEDGRDMANRIGAFGYMECSAKTKDGVREVFEMATRAALQARRGKKSSKCVLL, from the exons ATGGCAGCAATCAGGAAAAAGCTGGTCATAGTGGGAGATGGGGCTTGTGGAAAGACCTGTCTGCTCATCGTGTTCAGTAAGGACCAGTTTCCAGAAGTCTATGTGCCCACAGTCTTTGAGAACTATGTCGCTGACATTGAAGTCGACAGTAAACAG GTCGAGTTAGCGCTCTGGGATACAGCTGGTCAAGAGGACTATGACAGACTGCGCCCACTCTCTTATCCAGACACTGATGTCATTCTCATGTGCTTTTCTATTGACAGTCCTGACAGTCTTG AGAACATCCCTGAAAAGTGGACTCCAGAGGTGAAACACTTCTGCCCCAATGTTCCCATTATACTAGTGGGAAATAAAAAGGATCTGCGCAATGATGAGCACACCCGAAGGGAACTTGCCAAAATGAAGCAg GAACCGGTGAAACCAGAGGATGGGCGGGACATGGCTAACAGGATCGGTGCCTTTGGATACATGGAGTGCTCCGCGAAAACAAAGGATGGTGTGAGGGAAGTGTTCGAGATGGCCACCAGGGCTGCACTACAGGCCAGGCGGGGGAAGAAGAGCAGTAAATGTGTCCTACTGTAA
- the cishb gene encoding cytokine inducible SH2-containing protein b translates to MVARAVTVFHHEERGASCHPHPSPPPWDPAQDLCCITTNFQYLQTSGWYWGSISAGEARDALLTKAEGTFLVRDSSHPQYILALSVKTRFGPTSIRIEYSRGSFWLDSISPGASHLQAFPDVLSLIQHYTDSDIRSSDQRANEDSIQHKSNPDPAQSSAKDGGVPLKLKLPLHKPEAFPSLQHITRLTINRHTNCPDQLPLPKPLLHYLQDYPFHI, encoded by the exons ATGGTTGCACGAGCAGTAACCGTTTTCCATCATGAAGAGCGAGGAGCTTCCTGTCACCCACATCCTTCTCCTCCACCCTGGGACCCAGCACAGGACCTCTGCTGCATCACCACCAACTTCCAGTATCTGCAGACCTCAG GATGGTACTGGGGTTCCATCTCAGCGGGCGAGGCTCGAGATGCTCTCCTGACAAAAGCTGAAGGAACGTTCCTGGTCCGGGACAGTAGTCATCCTCAGTACATACTGGCTCTGTCTGTGAAGACCCGCTTTGGACCCACCAGCATTCGCATAGAGTACAGCAGAGGATCCTTCTGGTTGGACTCTATTTCCCCTGGAGCTTCTCATCTCCAAGCCTTCCCAGATGTTCTCAGCCTCATTCAGCACTACACAGACTCTGATATCAGGTCATCGGACCAGAGAGCCAACGAGGACAGTATTCAGCACAAATCAAATCCTGACCCTGCCCAGTCCTCAGCTAAGGACGGTGGAGTTCCTCTAAAGCTGAAGCTCCCTTTGCACAAACCTGAGGCCTTCCCTTCTTTGCAGCACATTACACGTCTCACcatcaacagacacacaaactgcCCTGACCAGCTGCCACTCCCAAAGCCGCTGCTTCACTACCTGCAGGACTACCCGTTTCACATATGA